One genomic window of Leptospira paudalimensis includes the following:
- a CDS encoding DUF4395 domain-containing protein, translated as MKLGFYPDVVNENVTRIVASTVVVLGVIAILFPNLVVLGLLLLGFLLRLSYGPKWEPFAFFTSRYLVPWLGISFVPSAGPPKRFAQLIGFSFSLTAIVLFLNGFFLSYQIVLATLVFFASLESFLGWCAGCFMFGLLMKAGIIPEEVCERCNNLNFNK; from the coding sequence ATGAAACTCGGGTTTTATCCAGATGTCGTCAATGAAAATGTAACAAGGATTGTTGCGTCAACAGTTGTTGTTTTAGGGGTCATCGCCATCTTATTTCCGAATCTCGTTGTGTTAGGTTTACTTCTTTTGGGGTTTTTACTCCGGTTGAGTTACGGACCTAAATGGGAACCATTTGCTTTTTTTACTTCTAGGTATTTAGTTCCTTGGCTTGGGATCTCATTTGTTCCAAGTGCTGGACCACCAAAACGTTTTGCCCAACTCATTGGATTTTCGTTTAGCCTAACAGCGATTGTATTATTTTTAAATGGTTTCTTTTTATCGTACCAAATTGTCCTCGCAACACTTGTGTTTTTTGCATCCCTCGAATCATTTTTAGGATGGTGTGCAGGTTGTTTTATGTTTGGTTTACTAATGAAAGCAGGAATCATCCCAGAAGAAGTTTGTGAACGTTGTAACAATTTAAATTTCAATAAATAG